A single region of the Xiphophorus maculatus strain JP 163 A chromosome 3, X_maculatus-5.0-male, whole genome shotgun sequence genome encodes:
- the atp6v1c1 gene encoding V-type proton ATPase subunit C 1: protein MTEFWLISAPGEKTCQQTWDKLMAATTRTNNLSTNHKFSIPDLKVGTLDVLVGLSDELAKLDSFVESVVKKVAQYMADVLEDSRDKVQENLLANGVDLVTYITRFQWDMAKYPIKQSLKNISEIISKQVSQIDNDLKARASAYNNLKGNLQNLERKNAGSLLTRSLADIVKKEDFVLDSEYLITMLVVVPKINYPDWQKTYETLAEMVVPRSSNLLFEDSDSGLFSVTLFRKAIDDFKHKARENKFTVRDFQYNEEEMKADKEEMTRLSTDKKKQFGPLVRWLKVNFSEAFIAWIHIKALRVFVESVLRYGLPVNFQAMLLQPSKKTMKKLREVLNDLYKHLDSSAAAIIDSAMDIPGLNLSQQEYYPYVYYKIDCNLLEFKV, encoded by the exons ATGACCGAGTTTTGGCTCATCTCTGCTCCTGGAGAGAAGACCTGCCAACAGACATGGGACAAGCTGATGGCAGCAACCACACGCACTAACAACCTCTCCACCAATCACAAGTTCAGCATCCCAGACCTCAAG GTGGGAACGCTTGATGTCTTGGTTGGACTTTCAGACGAACTCGCCAAATTAGATTCATTTGTCGAAAG TGTGGTGAAGAAGGTGGCTCAGTACATGGCCGATGTGCTGGAGGACAGCCGAGACAAAGTGCAGGAGAACCTGCTGGCCAACGGAG ttgaCCTGGTCACCTACATCACACGGTTCCAGTGGGACATGGCGAAATATCCCATAAAGCAGTCCCTTAAAAACATCTCAGAAATCATCTCAAAG CAAGTAAGCCAAATTGACAATGACTTGAAGGCCAGAGCATCAGCTTATAACAACCTGAAGGGAAACCTGCAGAACTTGGAAAGGAAGAATGC GGGGAGCTTGCTGACCAGAAGCCTGGCTGACATTGTCAAAAAGGAAGATTTTGTCCTGGATTCAGAGTACCTCATTACTATGCTGGTGGTTGTACCAAA GATTAATTATCCTGACTGGCAGAAAACGTATGAAACACTGGCCGAGATGGTGGTGCCTCGATCGTCAAA CCTGCTGTTTGAAGACAGCGACAGTGGGCTGTTCAGCGTCACTTTGTTCAGGAAAGCCATAGATGACTTCAAGCACAAAGCCAGAGAGAACAA attCACGGTGAGAGACTTCCAGTACAATGAAGAGGAGATGAAGGCTGACAAGGAGGAGATGACAAGGCTCTCCACAGATAAGAAGAAGCAGTTT GGTCCCCTTGTCCGATGGCTAAAAGTTAACTTCAGTGAAGCCTTCATCGCATGGATTCACATTAAAGCACTGAGGGTCTTTGTGGAATCTGTTTTGAG ATATGGGCTGCCAGTGAACTTTCAGGCAATGCTTCTGCAGCCTAGCAAGAAGACCATGAAGAAGCTGCGGGAGGTTCTGAACGACCTGTACAAACATCTGGACAGTAGTGCAGCAGCTATCATTGAC TCTGCCATGGACATCCCAGGCCTGAACCTGAGCCAGCAGGAGTACTATCCCTACGTCTACTACAAGATCGACTGCAACCTGTTAGAGTTCAAAGTTTAA